A genomic stretch from Kribbella amoyensis includes:
- the rpsM gene encoding 30S ribosomal protein S13 yields the protein MARLVGVDLPRDKRIEVALTYIFGVGRTRALQTLDATGISGDKRVHELGDEELVKLRDWIEANYKIEGDLRREVTADIRRKIEIGSYQGRRHRSGLPVRGQRTRTNARSRKGRRKAIAGKKKK from the coding sequence ATGGCACGCCTCGTAGGAGTCGACCTGCCGCGCGACAAGCGCATCGAGGTCGCTCTCACCTACATCTTCGGTGTAGGCCGTACTCGCGCCCTGCAGACGCTCGACGCCACCGGGATCTCCGGTGACAAGCGCGTCCACGAGCTGGGCGACGAGGAACTGGTGAAGCTCCGGGACTGGATCGAAGCCAACTACAAGATCGAAGGTGACCTCCGTCGTGAGGTGACCGCGGACATCCGCCGCAAGATCGAGATCGGGTCGTACCAGGGTCGCCGGCACCGCAGCGGCCTGCCGGTGCGGGGTCAGCGCACGCGGACCAACGCCCGCAGCCGCAAGGGTCGTCGCAAGGCGATCGCCGGCAAGAAGAAGAAGTGA
- a CDS encoding adenylate kinase, whose translation MRMLLMGPPGAGKGTQAKVLAERLGIPAVSTGDIFRQNVKDETPLGLEAKRYMDAGNYVPDEVTNAMVRDRLSEADAGEGFLLDGYPRTLPQVGTLDGILADHGHKLDAVVALVADTDVLVARMLKRARTEGRSDDSEEVIRHRQDVYTAETKPLLQVYADRGQLVEVDGVGEIDEVSERVLAALKSVAE comes from the coding sequence ATGAGAATGTTGCTGATGGGTCCGCCAGGTGCGGGTAAGGGGACGCAGGCAAAGGTGCTTGCGGAGCGTCTCGGTATCCCGGCGGTGTCCACCGGCGACATCTTCCGGCAGAACGTGAAGGACGAGACCCCGCTGGGTCTCGAGGCGAAGCGGTACATGGACGCGGGCAACTACGTCCCCGACGAGGTCACCAACGCGATGGTGCGCGACCGGCTGTCGGAGGCGGACGCGGGCGAGGGCTTCCTGCTCGACGGGTACCCGCGGACGCTGCCGCAGGTCGGCACGCTGGACGGCATCCTGGCCGACCACGGGCACAAGCTGGACGCGGTGGTGGCGCTGGTCGCCGACACCGACGTGCTGGTCGCGCGGATGCTCAAGCGGGCCAGGACCGAGGGCCGGTCGGACGACTCCGAAGAGGTCATCCGGCACCGGCAGGACGTCTACACCGCCGAGACCAAGCCGCTGCTCCAGGTGTACGCCGACCGTGGCCAGCTGGTCGAGGTCGACGGCGTCGGCGAGATCGACGAGGTCAGCGAGCGCGTCCTGGCGGCGTTGAAGTCCGTCGCCGAGTAG
- the rplO gene encoding 50S ribosomal protein L15 produces MALKVHHLRPAPGAKTAKTRVGRGEGSKGKTAGRGTKGSKARNNIPEYFEGGQMPLHMRLPKLKGFKSRNRVEFQVVNLDKLGQLFPEGGEVGVAELVAKGAVRNGQPVKVLGDGELTVALQVSVNKFSKSAKEKIEAAGGTTTEV; encoded by the coding sequence ATGGCGCTCAAGGTCCACCACCTGCGCCCGGCGCCCGGCGCCAAGACCGCCAAGACCCGCGTGGGTCGTGGTGAGGGCAGCAAGGGCAAGACCGCCGGCCGCGGTACCAAGGGATCGAAGGCCCGCAACAACATCCCCGAGTACTTCGAGGGTGGCCAGATGCCGCTGCACATGCGGCTCCCGAAGCTGAAGGGCTTCAAGAGCAGGAACCGAGTGGAGTTCCAGGTCGTTAACCTGGACAAGCTCGGACAGCTGTTCCCCGAGGGCGGCGAGGTCGGCGTGGCCGAGCTCGTCGCGAAGGGCGCGGTCCGGAACGGTCAGCCGGTGAAGGTACTGGGTGACGGCGAACTGACCGTGGCACTGCAGGTTTCGGTGAACAAGTTCTCGAAGTCCGCCAAGGAGAAGATCGAGGCGGCCGGAGGAACGACCACCGAGGTGTGA
- the map gene encoding type I methionyl aminopeptidase produces the protein MIFKDRGIEIKTREQILLMRKAGLVVGRTLELLRAAVKPGISTGELDAIAEDHIRSSGATPSFKGYHGFTGSICASVNDEIVHGIPGDRVLADGDLISIDCGAIVDGWHGDAAITVGVGEVASELLELARICEESMWHGFAAARLGGRLTDISAGVEKHVRGTSSYGIVEDFVGHGIGSAMHQPPNVPNYGRAGRGPKLIEGLALAVEPMLTLGKQDNHTLDDDWTVVTDDGSAAAHTEHTFTLTPQGPWVLTALDGGEAKLAELGIKTGALAD, from the coding sequence ATGATCTTCAAGGACCGCGGGATCGAGATCAAGACCCGCGAGCAGATCCTGCTGATGCGCAAGGCCGGCCTGGTCGTCGGCCGGACGCTCGAACTGCTCCGGGCCGCGGTGAAGCCCGGGATCAGTACCGGCGAGCTGGACGCGATCGCGGAGGACCACATCCGCTCCTCCGGCGCGACCCCGTCGTTCAAGGGGTACCACGGGTTCACCGGATCGATCTGCGCGTCGGTGAACGACGAGATCGTGCACGGCATCCCCGGTGACCGGGTGCTGGCCGACGGCGACCTGATCTCGATCGACTGCGGCGCGATCGTCGACGGCTGGCACGGTGACGCCGCCATCACGGTCGGTGTCGGCGAGGTGGCTTCGGAGCTGCTCGAGCTGGCCCGGATCTGCGAGGAGTCGATGTGGCACGGGTTCGCGGCCGCGCGGCTCGGTGGCCGGTTGACGGACATCTCGGCCGGGGTGGAGAAGCACGTCCGCGGCACTTCGTCGTACGGGATCGTCGAGGACTTCGTCGGGCACGGGATCGGGTCGGCGATGCACCAGCCGCCGAACGTCCCGAACTACGGCCGGGCGGGGCGTGGACCGAAGCTGATCGAGGGACTGGCGCTGGCGGTGGAGCCGATGCTCACGCTGGGCAAGCAGGACAACCACACCCTCGACGACGACTGGACCGTGGTGACCGACGACGGTTCGGCCGCGGCGCACACCGAGCACACGTTCACGCTGACCCCGCAGGGTCCGTGGGTGCTCACCGCACTCGACGGCGGCGAGGCGAAGCTGGCCGAGCTCGGGATCAAGACCGGCGCGCTGGCCGACTGA
- a CDS encoding class I SAM-dependent methyltransferase has protein sequence MADHYFSAEPTSADNRRTVEARIWGRDYTFTTATGVFSRDRLDIGTAVLLREVQAPADGGTILDLGTGYGPIACALAVESPKAEVWAVDVNTRALDLTTENASRAGVGDRVHPALPDGVPDDLRFDEIWSNPAIHIGKPELHKMLLSWLPRLKPGGRAWLVVGKNLGADSLQRWLTENIHPTTRQASAKGFRILKLQAPS, from the coding sequence GTGGCTGACCACTACTTCTCGGCCGAACCCACCTCGGCCGACAACCGCCGGACCGTCGAAGCCCGGATCTGGGGCCGCGACTACACCTTCACCACGGCGACCGGGGTGTTCTCCCGGGATCGGCTGGACATCGGTACCGCGGTCCTCCTCCGCGAGGTGCAAGCCCCGGCCGACGGCGGCACCATCCTCGACCTGGGCACCGGCTACGGCCCGATCGCGTGCGCTCTCGCGGTGGAGTCCCCGAAGGCGGAGGTCTGGGCCGTCGACGTGAACACCCGCGCCCTCGACCTCACCACCGAGAACGCGTCCCGTGCCGGCGTCGGGGACCGGGTCCACCCCGCGTTGCCCGACGGCGTACCGGACGACCTGCGCTTCGACGAGATCTGGTCGAACCCGGCCATCCACATCGGCAAACCCGAACTCCACAAGATGCTGCTCAGCTGGCTCCCCCGCCTCAAACCCGGCGGCCGAGCCTGGCTGGTCGTCGGCAAGAACCTCGGCGCCGACTCGCTGCAGCGCTGGCTCACCGAAAACATCCACCCCACCACCCGCCAAGCCAGCGCCAAAGGCTTCCGAATCCTCAAGCTCCAAGCCCCGTCCTGA
- the rpsD gene encoding 30S ribosomal protein S4 translates to MARYTGPMTKKSRRLGVDLVGGDKAFERRPYPPGMHGRGRPKESEYLLQLREKQKARYAYGVLEKQFSLYYKEASRRAGKTGDNLLIILESRLDNVVYRAGLARTRRQARQLVVHGHFTVNGVKVNIPSYRVSAHDVIDVRPKSAEMTPFIIARETHSERVVPAWLEALPDRLRILVHQLPTRAQIDTQVAEHLIVELYSKN, encoded by the coding sequence ATGGCCCGTTACACCGGACCTATGACCAAGAAGTCGCGCCGTCTCGGGGTCGACCTCGTCGGTGGCGACAAGGCGTTCGAGCGTCGTCCGTACCCGCCGGGTATGCACGGCCGCGGTCGCCCGAAGGAGAGCGAGTACCTGCTCCAGCTGCGGGAGAAGCAGAAGGCCCGCTACGCCTACGGCGTGCTGGAGAAGCAGTTCAGCCTGTACTACAAGGAAGCGTCGCGGCGGGCCGGCAAGACCGGTGACAACCTGCTGATCATCCTCGAGTCCCGGCTGGACAACGTCGTGTACCGGGCCGGTCTGGCCCGCACCCGGCGGCAGGCGCGTCAGCTCGTCGTGCACGGTCACTTCACCGTGAACGGCGTGAAGGTGAACATCCCGTCGTACCGGGTCTCGGCCCACGACGTGATCGACGTCCGGCCGAAGTCGGCCGAGATGACGCCGTTCATCATCGCCCGGGAGACGCACTCCGAGCGGGTCGTCCCGGCGTGGCTCGAGGCCCTGCCGGACCGGCTGCGGATCCTCGTCCACCAGCTGCCCACCCGGGCACAGATCGACACCCAGGTCGCCGAGCACCTGATCGTCGAGCTCTACTCGAAGAACTGA
- the rpsE gene encoding 30S ribosomal protein S5, whose protein sequence is MSGGQQRRGGGAGGERRGRDGGRGAAADKTAYIERVVAINRVAKVVKGGRRFSFTALVVVGDGEGTVGVGYGKAKEVPAAIAKGVEEAKKAFFKVPRIQGTIPHPVQGEKAAGVVMLRPAAPGTGVIAGGSARAVLECAGIHDILSKSLGSSNAINVVHATVEALRSLETPEAVAARRSLPVEHVAPAALLKARAEVAS, encoded by the coding sequence ATGAGCGGAGGCCAGCAGCGTCGCGGAGGCGGCGCCGGTGGTGAGCGCCGTGGCCGCGACGGTGGTCGTGGTGCGGCAGCCGACAAGACCGCCTACATCGAGCGCGTGGTAGCCATCAACCGTGTCGCCAAGGTCGTGAAGGGCGGTCGTCGCTTCAGCTTCACCGCCCTCGTGGTCGTCGGCGACGGTGAGGGCACCGTCGGTGTGGGTTACGGCAAGGCCAAGGAGGTGCCCGCGGCGATCGCCAAGGGTGTCGAGGAGGCCAAGAAGGCGTTCTTCAAGGTGCCGAGGATCCAGGGCACCATCCCGCACCCGGTCCAGGGTGAGAAGGCGGCCGGCGTGGTCATGCTGCGCCCGGCGGCTCCTGGTACCGGTGTGATCGCGGGCGGTTCGGCTCGTGCGGTGCTGGAGTGCGCGGGAATCCACGACATCCTCAGCAAGTCGCTGGGTTCGTCCAACGCCATCAACGTGGTTCACGCCACCGTCGAGGCGCTGCGCAGCCTGGAGACTCCGGAGGCCGTGGCCGCGCGTCGCAGCCTGCCGGTGGAGCACGTCGCTCCGGCGGCGCTGCTGAAGGCGCGGGCGGAGGTGGCGTCCTGA
- the rplR gene encoding 50S ribosomal protein L18, with protein MAIALRANKHSAKKTASRLRRQIRVRKKINGTADRPRLVVTKSSKHLFAQVIDDVAGVTLVSASTMEADLRGAEANKTDKAKTVGGLIADRAKAAGIDSVVFDRAGNKYHGRIAALADAAREGGLGF; from the coding sequence ATGGCGATCGCATTGCGTGCGAACAAGCACTCCGCCAAGAAGACGGCTTCCCGGCTGCGCCGCCAGATCCGCGTCCGGAAGAAGATCAACGGCACGGCCGACCGGCCGCGGCTGGTGGTCACCAAGTCCTCGAAGCACCTGTTCGCGCAGGTCATCGACGACGTGGCCGGCGTGACGCTGGTGTCGGCCTCCACCATGGAGGCGGACCTGCGCGGCGCGGAGGCGAACAAGACCGACAAGGCCAAGACCGTCGGTGGGCTGATCGCCGACCGCGCCAAGGCCGCCGGCATCGACTCGGTCGTCTTCGACCGGGCCGGGAACAAGTACCACGGTCGCATCGCGGCCCTGGCCGACGCCGCCCGCGAGGGCGGGCTCGGCTTCTGA
- the rpsK gene encoding 30S ribosomal protein S11, producing MPPKSRSAAGAKKVRRKEKKNVAAGHAHIKSTFNNTIVTITDPTGAVISWASAGTVGFKGSRKSTPFAAQMAAEAAGRRAMEHGMRKIDVFVKGPGSGRETAIRSLGAVGLEVGTIQDVTPVAHNGCRPPKRRRV from the coding sequence ATGCCTCCCAAGAGCCGCAGCGCGGCCGGCGCGAAGAAGGTGCGCCGCAAGGAGAAGAAGAACGTGGCCGCCGGCCACGCGCACATCAAGAGCACGTTCAACAACACGATCGTGACGATCACCGACCCGACCGGCGCGGTCATCTCGTGGGCTTCCGCGGGCACCGTCGGCTTCAAGGGTTCGCGCAAGTCCACCCCGTTCGCCGCGCAGATGGCCGCCGAGGCCGCGGGCCGGCGCGCGATGGAGCACGGCATGCGCAAGATCGACGTGTTCGTGAAGGGTCCCGGCTCCGGCCGTGAGACCGCCATCCGTTCGCTGGGTGCGGTCGGCCTCGAGGTCGGCACCATCCAGGACGTCACCCCTGTCGCCCACAACGGCTGCCGCCCGCCGAAGCGGCGCCGGGTCTGA
- a CDS encoding DUF1707 SHOCT-like domain-containing protein codes for MPQYQPHQRFTEADRDKIAGRLRDAFADGRLDQPEFTHRLDQLYSVQTYGELEPLVRDLPPVRTYQTPAVVQDAKPAPAPGQFPERQKKNQPQQRGAHGLAGGFTGVVLINVVIWAVIGIANGGHWPHFWPVWLLIPWAFFALSNLGKRR; via the coding sequence ATGCCCCAGTACCAGCCGCATCAACGGTTCACCGAAGCCGACCGCGACAAGATCGCCGGCCGGCTGCGGGACGCGTTCGCGGACGGGCGGCTGGACCAGCCCGAGTTCACCCACCGGCTGGACCAGCTCTACAGCGTGCAGACCTACGGCGAACTCGAGCCGCTGGTCCGCGACCTGCCGCCGGTCCGGACGTACCAGACCCCCGCGGTCGTCCAGGACGCCAAGCCGGCGCCGGCGCCCGGGCAGTTCCCGGAACGCCAGAAGAAGAACCAGCCCCAGCAGCGTGGTGCGCACGGTCTGGCCGGCGGCTTCACCGGCGTCGTGCTGATCAACGTGGTGATCTGGGCGGTCATCGGGATCGCCAACGGCGGTCACTGGCCGCACTTCTGGCCGGTCTGGCTGCTGATTCCGTGGGCGTTCTTCGCGCTCAGCAACCTCGGAAAGCGACGGTGA
- the infA gene encoding translation initiation factor IF-1, producing the protein MPKKEGVIELEGTIVEALPNAMFRVELSNGHKVLAHISGKMRQHYIRILPEDRVVVELSPYDLTRGRIVYRYK; encoded by the coding sequence ATGCCCAAAAAAGAGGGAGTCATCGAACTCGAGGGCACCATCGTCGAGGCCCTGCCGAACGCGATGTTCCGTGTTGAGCTGTCCAACGGGCACAAGGTGCTCGCGCACATCAGCGGCAAGATGAGGCAGCACTACATCCGGATCCTCCCCGAGGACCGGGTCGTCGTGGAGCTGTCGCCGTACGACCTCACCCGGGGTCGCATCGTCTATCGGTACAAGTAA
- the rpmD gene encoding 50S ribosomal protein L30, with product MARLKVTQTRSGIGGKQNQRDTLRTLGVKRIGDVAVHDDRPEVRGMVRAVRHLITVEEVD from the coding sequence ATGGCTCGCCTGAAGGTGACCCAGACCCGTTCCGGCATCGGTGGCAAGCAGAACCAGCGCGACACGCTGCGCACCCTGGGCGTCAAGCGGATCGGCGACGTCGCCGTCCACGACGACCGCCCGGAGGTCCGCGGCATGGTCCGTGCGGTTCGCCACCTCATCACCGTCGAGGAGGTCGACTGA
- the rpmJ gene encoding 50S ribosomal protein L36: MKVNPSVKKICDKCKVIRRHGRVMVICENPRHKQRQG; the protein is encoded by the coding sequence ATGAAGGTCAATCCGAGCGTCAAGAAGATCTGCGACAAGTGCAAGGTGATCCGCCGGCACGGCCGGGTCATGGTGATCTGCGAGAACCCGCGGCACAAGCAGCGGCAGGGCTGA
- a CDS encoding winged helix-turn-helix transcriptional regulator produces MLPYTCGLDAAADVIGGKWKPRILWALHHGPQRFGELRKEIEGVTEKMLIQQLRDLERRDIVHREVFHQVPPKVEYSLTELGETLNAALAPLDAWGAEHLEELELTRGRRA; encoded by the coding sequence ATGCTGCCGTACACCTGTGGACTGGACGCCGCCGCGGACGTGATCGGCGGCAAGTGGAAGCCGCGCATCCTCTGGGCGCTGCACCACGGCCCGCAGCGGTTCGGCGAGCTGCGCAAGGAGATCGAGGGCGTCACCGAGAAGATGCTGATCCAGCAGCTCCGCGACCTGGAGCGCCGCGACATCGTCCATCGCGAGGTGTTCCACCAGGTCCCGCCCAAGGTCGAGTACTCTCTGACCGAGCTCGGTGAGACGCTGAACGCGGCGCTCGCCCCGCTGGACGCCTGGGGTGCCGAGCACCTCGAGGAGCTCGAGCTGACCCGTGGTCGCCGGGCGTGA
- the truA gene encoding tRNA pseudouridine(38-40) synthase TruA, with protein MRWRIDLRYDGTGFHGWARQNGLRTVQGALEEALRTVLRVAEPPVVTCAGRTDTGVHARGQVTHVDLAAELTGRDLLRRLNGVLPEDVAVTAVTEAPAGFDARFAALARRYVYRLCDDAAGWDPLRRTEVLRVGRPLDVDRMNAAAQRLLGEHDFAAFCKKREGASTVRALLEFSWERVSPGLLEGTVIADAFCHSMVRALVGSMIPVGDGRRDVDWPATVLAGKVRDSAVSVLPAHGLTLEEVRYPADEDLAARALQARQVRGEVHRG; from the coding sequence GTGCGCTGGCGGATTGACCTGAGGTACGACGGGACCGGTTTTCACGGCTGGGCCCGGCAGAACGGCCTCAGGACCGTGCAGGGGGCGCTGGAGGAGGCGCTGCGCACCGTACTGCGGGTCGCGGAGCCTCCCGTGGTCACCTGTGCCGGCCGGACCGACACGGGAGTGCACGCGCGGGGCCAGGTGACACACGTCGACCTGGCCGCCGAGCTGACCGGCCGGGACCTGCTGCGCCGGCTCAACGGGGTACTCCCCGAGGACGTGGCCGTGACGGCGGTGACCGAGGCGCCGGCCGGGTTCGACGCGCGGTTCGCGGCGCTCGCCCGGCGGTACGTCTATCGGTTGTGCGACGACGCGGCCGGGTGGGACCCGCTGCGGCGGACCGAGGTACTGCGGGTCGGGCGGCCGCTGGACGTGGACCGGATGAATGCGGCGGCGCAGCGGTTGCTGGGGGAGCACGACTTCGCCGCGTTCTGCAAGAAACGTGAGGGCGCGAGTACGGTCCGCGCGTTACTGGAGTTCTCCTGGGAGCGGGTGTCGCCGGGGTTGCTGGAGGGCACGGTGATCGCGGACGCGTTCTGCCACTCGATGGTGCGGGCCCTGGTCGGTTCGATGATCCCGGTCGGTGACGGCCGCCGGGACGTGGACTGGCCGGCGACGGTCCTGGCCGGGAAGGTGCGCGACTCGGCCGTGTCGGTGCTGCCGGCGCACGGGCTCACGCTGGAAGAAGTGCGGTACCCCGCAGACGAGGACCTGGCCGCGCGGGCGTTGCAGGCTCGCCAGGTCAGAGGAGAGGTACACCGTGGCTGA
- the secY gene encoding preprotein translocase subunit SecY — MLGAFANAFKTPDLRRKILFVLFIIVIFRIGSVVPAPGVNVQSLDVCLNQATSGQNANLYNLINLFSGGALLQLAIFALGIMPYITASIILQLLTVVIPRLESLKKEGQAGQGKITQYTRFLTVGLAILQATAFVALARTPGRLFQGCNEPLLRDDSWFPVVVMVLTMTAGTGVVMWLGELITDRGVGNGMSILIFTQIVATFPSQLWAIRKQRGITTFVVVLAIGLVIMAAVIFIEQAQRRIPVQYAKRMVGRKMFGGTSTYIPLKVNQAGVIPVIFASSLLYLPVLVSQFRQDEKWAQWIQGNLVKGDHPIYMVTYVALIIFFTYFYVSITFNPKEVADNMKKYGGFIPGIRAGRPTEEYLSYVLSRITLPGALYLAVISMIPLIALVLLNASQNFPFGGTSILIMVGVGLDTVKQIESQLQQRNYEGFLR, encoded by the coding sequence GTGTTAGGCGCCTTTGCCAACGCGTTCAAGACTCCGGACCTGCGCCGGAAGATCTTGTTCGTGCTCTTCATCATCGTGATCTTCCGGATCGGCTCGGTCGTCCCGGCGCCGGGCGTCAACGTCCAGTCGCTGGACGTCTGCCTGAATCAGGCCACCTCCGGACAGAACGCGAACCTGTACAACCTGATCAACCTGTTCTCCGGCGGTGCGCTGCTGCAGCTCGCGATCTTCGCGCTCGGCATCATGCCGTACATCACCGCCAGCATCATTCTGCAGCTGCTCACCGTGGTGATCCCGCGGCTCGAGTCGCTGAAGAAGGAGGGCCAGGCGGGCCAGGGCAAGATCACCCAGTACACCCGGTTCCTGACCGTCGGTCTGGCGATCCTGCAGGCGACCGCGTTCGTCGCGCTGGCGCGGACCCCGGGCCGGCTGTTCCAGGGCTGTAACGAGCCGCTGCTGCGCGACGACAGCTGGTTCCCGGTCGTCGTCATGGTGCTGACCATGACCGCCGGTACCGGTGTGGTCATGTGGCTGGGCGAGCTGATCACCGACCGTGGTGTCGGTAACGGTATGTCGATCCTGATCTTCACCCAGATCGTGGCGACGTTCCCGTCCCAGCTGTGGGCGATCCGCAAGCAGCGCGGTATCACCACCTTCGTCGTGGTGCTCGCCATCGGGTTGGTGATCATGGCCGCGGTCATCTTCATCGAACAGGCGCAGCGCCGGATCCCGGTGCAGTACGCCAAGCGGATGGTCGGCCGGAAGATGTTCGGCGGCACGTCGACCTACATCCCGCTGAAGGTGAACCAGGCCGGTGTGATCCCGGTCATCTTCGCCTCGAGTCTGCTGTACCTCCCCGTCCTCGTCAGTCAGTTCAGACAGGACGAGAAGTGGGCGCAGTGGATCCAGGGGAACCTGGTCAAGGGAGACCACCCGATCTACATGGTGACGTATGTCGCCCTGATCATCTTCTTCACGTACTTCTATGTCTCGATTACCTTCAATCCGAAGGAAGTTGCGGACAACATGAAGAAGTACGGCGGCTTCATCCCCGGGATCCGGGCGGGCCGGCCGACCGAGGAGTACCTCTCCTACGTCCTGTCCCGCATCACGCTGCCGGGTGCGCTGTACCTAGCGGTGATCTCGATGATCCCGCTGATCGCGCTGGTGTTGCTGAACGCCAGCCAGAACTTCCCGTTCGGTGGTACGTCGATCCTGATCATGGTCGGCGTCGGACTGGACACGGTGAAGCAGATCGAGAGTCAGTTGCAGCAGCGAAACTACGAAGGGTTCCTGCGCTGA
- a CDS encoding DNA-directed RNA polymerase subunit alpha gives MLIAQRPTLTEEVVGEHRSRFVIEPLEPGFGYTLGNSIRRTLLSSIPGAAVTSIKIDGVLHEFSTVAGVKEDATQLILNLKDLVVSSEHDEPVTMYLRKQGPGDVTAADIAPPAGVEVHNPDLKIATLNEKGRLEMELVVERGRGYVSAIQNKSADAEIGRMPVDSIYSPVLKVTYKVEATRVEQRTDFDRLVVDVETKPSMLPRDAVASAGKTLVELFGLARELNVEAEGIDIGPSPVDEQMAADLALPVEDLQLTVRSYNCLKREGIHTVGELISRSEQDLLDIRNFGSKSIDEVKLKLAEMGLSLKDSPPGFDLRAASEAYGGTGEDAEDEDESFAETEQY, from the coding sequence GTGCTTATTGCCCAGCGCCCCACCCTGACCGAAGAGGTCGTCGGCGAGCACCGTTCGCGGTTCGTCATCGAGCCGCTCGAGCCGGGCTTCGGCTACACCCTCGGAAACTCCATCCGCCGCACCCTGCTGTCGTCCATCCCGGGCGCCGCCGTCACCAGCATCAAGATCGACGGTGTGCTGCACGAGTTCTCGACGGTGGCCGGGGTCAAGGAGGACGCGACCCAGCTGATCCTGAACCTCAAGGACCTGGTCGTCTCCTCCGAGCACGACGAGCCGGTCACCATGTACCTGCGCAAGCAGGGCCCCGGTGACGTCACCGCCGCCGACATCGCGCCGCCGGCCGGTGTCGAGGTGCACAACCCGGACCTGAAGATCGCCACCCTGAACGAGAAGGGCCGGCTCGAGATGGAGCTGGTCGTCGAGCGGGGCCGTGGCTACGTGTCCGCGATCCAGAACAAGTCCGCCGACGCCGAGATCGGCCGGATGCCGGTCGACTCGATCTACTCGCCGGTCCTCAAGGTGACCTACAAGGTCGAGGCGACGCGTGTCGAGCAGCGCACCGACTTCGACCGCCTCGTGGTCGACGTCGAGACCAAGCCGTCGATGCTGCCCCGCGACGCCGTCGCGTCGGCCGGTAAGACCCTGGTCGAGCTGTTCGGGCTGGCCCGCGAGCTGAACGTCGAGGCCGAGGGCATCGACATCGGCCCGTCGCCGGTGGACGAGCAGATGGCCGCCGACCTGGCCCTGCCGGTCGAGGACCTGCAGCTCACCGTCCGGTCCTACAACTGCCTCAAGCGTGAGGGCATCCACACCGTGGGTGAGCTGATCTCGCGCAGCGAGCAGGACCTGCTGGACATCCGCAACTTCGGTTCCAAGTCGATCGACGAGGTCAAGCTCAAGCTGGCCGAGATGGGCCTGTCGCTGAAGGACTCGCCCCCCGGCTTCGACCTGCGCGCCGCGTCCGAGGCCTACGGCGGCACCGGCGAGGACGCCGAGGACGAGGACGAGAGCTTCGCCGAGACCGAGCAGTACTGA
- a CDS encoding NAD(P)-dependent oxidoreductase produces the protein MTNSVTVLGLGAMGTALARAFLAAGHPTTVWNRTPGRSPELDELGVRRATTVGDAVTSSRLVVVCLLDDDSVRTTLEPIASELAGRTLVNLTNGTPLQARRTADWAAQQGAEYLDGGIMAVPAMIGGPDGFVLYSGSPVAFERYEGDLAALARPQYVGGDAGLAALNDLALLSAMYGMFAGAVHALALTSTEKIPPTKFTNELLVPWLTAMLCSLPAMADELENGAEPGSAGSNLAMQAAGFGNLIDASTDQGVDPALLLPVRALLDRAVAEGHGDRDIAAAIPLLRKG, from the coding sequence ATGACGAACTCCGTGACCGTTCTCGGCCTCGGCGCGATGGGAACCGCCCTCGCCCGGGCCTTCCTGGCCGCCGGCCATCCGACCACCGTCTGGAATCGCACCCCCGGCCGCTCCCCCGAACTCGACGAGCTCGGTGTCCGCCGGGCCACCACCGTCGGCGACGCCGTGACGAGCAGCCGCCTCGTCGTGGTCTGCCTGCTCGACGACGACTCCGTCCGGACCACCCTCGAACCCATCGCCTCCGAACTCGCCGGCCGGACCCTGGTGAACCTCACCAACGGCACCCCGCTCCAGGCGCGGCGGACCGCCGACTGGGCCGCGCAGCAGGGCGCGGAGTACCTGGACGGCGGGATCATGGCGGTCCCGGCGATGATCGGCGGACCGGACGGGTTCGTCCTCTACAGCGGTTCCCCGGTCGCCTTCGAGCGGTACGAGGGCGACCTCGCCGCGCTCGCGCGACCGCAGTACGTCGGGGGTGACGCGGGCCTGGCCGCGCTGAACGACCTGGCCCTGCTGAGCGCGATGTACGGGATGTTCGCGGGCGCCGTGCACGCGCTCGCCCTGACCTCGACCGAGAAGATCCCGCCGACGAAGTTCACGAACGAACTGCTGGTGCCGTGGCTCACCGCGATGCTGTGCTCGTTGCCCGCGATGGCGGACGAGCTGGAGAACGGCGCCGAACCAGGGTCCGCCGGGTCGAACCTGGCGATGCAGGCGGCCGGATTCGGCAACCTGATCGACGCCTCCACGGACCAGGGCGTCGACCCCGCGTTGCTGCTACCGGTTCGCGCTCTGCTGGATCGCGCGGTCGCCGAGGGCCATGGCGATCGGGACATCGCGGCCGCGATTCCCCTGCTGCGCAAGGGCTAG